The Setaria viridis chromosome 2, Setaria_viridis_v4.0, whole genome shotgun sequence DNA window CGcaatcgccggcgccggcgcctccaGGTACGCGGGAGGTCGCAGCCGCGATGGAGGCTGTGGAGagggacgccgccgccatcgccgagAGCTATGCGTCCCTCTTCGCCTCCCTCCGAGTCGCCCTCAACAACGTACGTACTCTCTCTTCATGCCCCCAAAACGCGGCGAGCCTTCGAGCTCTGTTTTCCGCTGCTCCGCTATGTACTGCTACTTTACACTGATGGATTATGATGAATCTTACTGCTGCGACGCGCGGAAACGAAGGTTACCTCGACGTCGGCGGAGAATATTGAATGCTTGGGCGACGTCGTCGGCCGCCTCCAGGAATCCGGTGAGGCCGCGAGACTGTTGATGATTCTACTAGGCTCTCTCGAGTGTTCGCATGTATTGGGGGAAATTTTGTGTCCGAATTGGGGAAACTAAATCTCTGATGATACTGGGAAGCGTGCTCCTTTTACTGTAGCGATAGTCATTGCAAGGTTTCCATAGTTTGATTTGTGATTTTCTATTAGATGTAGCCTCTTGTGTTTGGATTGTGTCACATATGATTTCGTTGGTCTGAAATGTCTAAACATTTATTACTCCGTTGGTGCTCCAGATTCTGATTGTTACTTTTTATGTTTTTgcagcacttgaagcatcttcaaaaggaaataaatacatCAATTCGTGCTTGAGGTgataagtttgaccaaaatgtTCTTCATCTATCATCTTTCCATGCTTTTTGTGATAGTACAGTATGTAGACAGCTTATGTTCTAGcagtgtactccctccgtcccaaaagaatgcaattctaaTTTTGTCCTCAGTCaaaatatctcaagtttgaccaagtttataaagGGTATCAACTTTTATGACACAAAATAGATatgttatgaaaatatatttcatagcAAATGTAGtgatacttatttggtatcataagtCCTTGtgcatttttatataaatttggtcaaacttaggacagtttgacttaggataaaactAGAATCGCATTCTtttcgggacggagggagtatacttATTCTGGGGATATTTTGTAAAGTTGAATGGCAATTCTGGAAGTAACTGTAAACTGCAAATTTCAGTATTGGTTAAAAGCTTTGCTGAATCGCATGATTACTGTGATTCTTGAAGCAAAAGGAATTTTTATATGACAAATGTGTATTTCTTTGTTAAAATATTATTGTTTTTCAGTATTGGTTAAAAGCTTTGCTGAATTGCATTATTACTGTGATTCTTGAAGCGGAAGGAgattttatatgaaaaaaagTGTATTTCTTTGTCACCCATTTTGTGTTTCTTGATTCTCACTAGCATTTTCTGATAATATGTTTTTGCAGGTTAAATGAGGAAATGAGAGGCTTGGAAAGCTTAGCTATGCAACTGTATCCTTTTGGTAGTTGCTGACAATATGTACTTCTATTCACTATGGAATTGGTTAATAGTTTAGCACTGTTCATTTCAGACTTGTTAAATCTTAATTTTCCGAAAGAAAGACTCTACGAAAAAATGTTGATTCATTAGATTTGGCTGTCAACCAGTTGCTCCGCCTCCCCTAGTCAGTGGATATTATCAGTAGCTCATATAAGGTAACTACCACTGGAAGTCCATGGCATGTTTTTTGGGTCAATTCAAGGGGGGTTTTTTGGTGGCTCACATGATCTGTGAGAGCTTCAGTGCCTTattcaaagaaaaactaatAGGAAGGTTTTCAAAGTAAAGTGTCAATCACCCACTTTAGGCTTTGGAACTTGGAAGAATGGAGGCCTTATTTTGTATACAGTACAGGTGCATGTGCATCTATTGGTTGGCTCATTGATTTTATGTTTTAATTATGACCTACTATCGCTAACTTATTTTGAAATGTAGGATGCATTCAACACTTCACTATAAGATGATTCCTCaagtagccatgttattatccACCTTAACAGAATGCTCTTCGAATGTTTGCTTTTGACATCAATACATACTGCTAGTTCATCAAATGTTTACTTTTGACCGCAGTACAAAGTTGCAGACTACTGGTTCTTTTCCTGCTGTGGTGCACCTGTACTGATTCTTGCCACTACAGTGCTGCAGGTTGTAAGGAAAATGATACACCACATATATGTCATGTGTTTTAGTTCCAAGGCAACCAGCTGGTGGAAATATGAAGTGGCTTATGCCAACAAAGGAGGACTTTCCCCTTCCATGGCATGATAAAATACTACTTACTCTTGATTTGATTTACGCTTCCATCTTTTGTGTATTTGTAAACAATGCTATGCATTTGTTGAAAAACAACTTATCTCGTTATGATGTGTGCATGGAGTTACATTTGTAAATGGGTCATTCAGCCCATGGACTATCTCTGTAAACTGGGGATAAATGAAAACAAAGATTTTCCTGCTATCTCTTTGTTCAAccatcttttatttttgtttgctcACTCATGGATTTTATGACAATGATCCACTTGTGATAACATTAAATTATGTGTGGTATTGTTCTTTTCTATTTTGCCAACAATTTTAATATCGTATTTGTAAGCAAAAATTAATAGCTTAAAGAGACAGATGCCTTGTGAGGTTAACATGAAAATGGTAACTTTCTCACTGCTTTTCTTAGGCGCCTCAAATATTGTGATGAAGAGTAACTTCTTATTGATTACAAATTTCCAAATACCTTTGTTGCTTTACCTTTAGCAGTAGCTGGGTAGCCTGATTACCAGTCATCTCTCGAATTTCTTTATATTTCTAGACTTTGTAGCACCACAATACATATTAGAATGTGTACTCATTAAATCAGTGAAAAATAGCTAAAAAGAACATGTCACCGCTGGTAGCTACGGCGCCACAGTCCAGTACCCACAGGTAACGCTGGAACAAATGCACTTCCTAGTATGAGAGCTGATGCAATTCCTATTTTGCCTCTTTTTTTACTGAACAAAACTTGATATTTGTTTTTAGTGAATGTTGAGACTTGAGAACCAATTTCTTTTCAGGTAATCTTTTGAGCTCCTTGATAGTTTGATTATACGGAAAAACTTATAGGTTGAAAGCACCAGATGTGCTGTTAGTGCTTTTAACAGAAAAGCAATCAGAAGACCTTATTTCATCACTCTTTGGAGGGTTGAATGTGCTTCAAAATTTTCTCTGAGATGATAGCTGATGAGGCAATAAATAACTAGAAGAGCTAAATATGTTAGAAATGCCTTTTGGATTAGTTCTTCAGTATTGGATATTGTTGATTTATGTTAGTTGCCTACTTGCTTTTTATGTTCTTCAGGTCCCAGAATGGTA harbors:
- the LOC117845288 gene encoding uncharacterized protein, with protein sequence MEPAAAAVESPDPPPSPPLEGPSPAETSSSPAAAPGTQSPAPAPPGTREVAAAMEAVERDAAAIAESYASLFASLRVALNNVTSTSAENIECLGDVVGRLQESALEASSKGNKYINSCLRLNEEMRGLESLAMQLKTLRKNVDSLDLAVNQLLRLP